GTTCACGCGGGAGTACCTGCCCTAGCGGTCGGCACGCTGGTCGGGTGGGGGCCGGAGCGCTGACCGGCCCGCCGCCACATCGAGGCTGGACCCATCGCCCGCCGTCCCCCACAATCCCCGACCATGAGACTCAGCGAACAACTCGGCATCCACCGCCTGCGGCTCCGCATCCTCGAGTCGTACCACACGGTCATGGTCCTGCTCGCCGTCGTGGTCGGCCTGCTGGGCGGACTGTGCGCCGTCGGGTTCCGCAAGTTCATCGCCCTGGTGCAGCACACCGCCTGGCAGATGCCCGCCTTCACCCTCGACGGCATCCGCGAGCACGCCGCGTGGCAGGTCATCCTGGTGCCGGCCGTGGGCGGTCTGCTCGTCGGCCTGATCACCCGCTTCTTCGCCCGCGAGGCCAAGGGCCACGGCGTGCCCGAGGTCATGGAGGCCGTCATGCTGCGCGGGGGGCGCATCCGGGCGCGGGTGGTGGCGGCGAAGCTCGTGGCGTCGGGCGTGTGCATCGGCACGGGCGGTTCGGTGGGGCGCGAGGGGCCCATCGTGCAGATCGGGTCGGCCCTGGGCTCGGCCCTCGGGCAGCTGCTGCACCTGGGGCAGCGCCGGCTGAAGACCCTCGTCGGCTGCGGCGCCGCCGCCGGCATCGCGGCCACCTTCAACGCGCCCATCGCGGGCGTGCTCTTCTCGGCCGAGGTCATCCTGGGCGACTTCGCGCCGTCGCAGCTCACGCCGATCGTCATTTCGTCGGTGGCCGCGACCGTCGTCAGCCACCACTTCTTCGCCGACACGCCCGCCTTCCTGGTGCCCGGCTACCACCTCGTCAGCCCGTGGGAGCTGCTCATCTACGGCGTGCTCGGGCTGCTGTGCGGGCTGGTGGCGCTGGCCTTCGTGAAGATCCTCTACGGCGCCGAGGACTTCTTCGACGGCCCGCTGCGCCGCATCCCGCACGTGGCGCAGGCGGTGCTCGGCGGGCTGGTCATCGGCGTGGTCGCCCTGTGGTATCCCGAGGTGATGGGGGTGGGGTACGAGGCCATCGAGGCCGCGCTGCACGAGGATTTGGTGCTGCGCACGTTGTTGCTCCTGACGGTGATCAAGATCTTCGCCGTGGCGATCACCATCGGCTCGGGCGGGTCGGGCGGCATCTTCGCGCCCTCGCTCTTCATCGGGGCCATGCTCGGCGGCGCCGTGGGCTCGGTGGCCCACGCCTTCTGGCCCGACGCCACCGCCACCTCGGGCGCCTACGCCCTGGTCGGCGCCGGCGCGGTCGTGGCCGCGGCCACCCACGCGCCCCTGACGGCGTACATGATCATCTTCGAGCTCACCAACGACTACAAGATCATCATGCCCCTGATGATCGCCTGCGTCATCGCCACCATGCTCGCCTCGCGCCTGTGCACCGCCTCGATCTACACCATGAAGCTGATCCGCCGCGGGCAGGACGTCTTCCGCGGCCGCAGCCTCAACGTGCTGCGCCACCTCTGCGCCCGCGACGTCATGCACCCGCCCGGCGCCGTGGTGCCGGCCAACGCCGACCTCGTGAAGCTCGTGGCCCACTTCACCGAGAGCCGCGCCGCCTCGGTCTTCGTGGTCGACGACGACGGCCGCCTCGCCGGCCTCGTCAACTTCGACGACGTGCGCCCCTTCCTCGCCGCCAGCGAGACCGCCGCCCACACCATCTACGCCTGGGACATCATGCTCACCGAGGGCTTCCCCGTGGTCCATCCGGACGAGAGCCTCGACCGCGTCATCCGCAAGCTCGACAAGGTGGGCTTCGAGGTGCCGGTGGTGGCCGACGGCCGCCTCGTCGGCGTGAT
This window of the bacterium genome carries:
- a CDS encoding chloride channel protein; its protein translation is MRLSEQLGIHRLRLRILESYHTVMVLLAVVVGLLGGLCAVGFRKFIALVQHTAWQMPAFTLDGIREHAAWQVILVPAVGGLLVGLITRFFAREAKGHGVPEVMEAVMLRGGRIRARVVAAKLVASGVCIGTGGSVGREGPIVQIGSALGSALGQLLHLGQRRLKTLVGCGAAAGIAATFNAPIAGVLFSAEVILGDFAPSQLTPIVISSVAATVVSHHFFADTPAFLVPGYHLVSPWELLIYGVLGLLCGLVALAFVKILYGAEDFFDGPLRRIPHVAQAVLGGLVIGVVALWYPEVMGVGYEAIEAALHEDLVLRTLLLLTVIKIFAVAITIGSGGSGGIFAPSLFIGAMLGGAVGSVAHAFWPDATATSGAYALVGAGAVVAAATHAPLTAYMIIFELTNDYKIIMPLMIACVIATMLASRLCTASIYTMKLIRRGQDVFRGRSLNVLRHLCARDVMHPPGAVVPANADLVKLVAHFTESRAASVFVVDDDGRLAGLVNFDDVRPFLAASETAAHTIYAWDIMLTEGFPVVHPDESLDRVIRKLDKVGFEVPVVADGRLVGVILANDVIRRYNDEMFKREMATSMVTSVETGGRFTPLPGAAGLSLAEVPVPANFVGRSCAELDLRNRYGVTVLLIKKVQGHEAEIDGRVPDAGYRFAEDDVMLAMGSPNDLRGLENAM